Proteins from a genomic interval of Trifolium pratense cultivar HEN17-A07 linkage group LG6, ARS_RC_1.1, whole genome shotgun sequence:
- the LOC123890002 gene encoding UDP-glycosyltransferase 73C4-like — MNSTQCHINNLHFIFIPLMAPGHLLPMVDMAKLLARRKVKVTIITTPLNSIQFKSSIDREIQLGSQIQILHIKFPNVESGIPEGCESVDTLPSMDLMSNFYIALCKLKSPLENIFENLRPVPSCVISDKHISCVAEIAIKFKVPRIIFDGTNCFHLLCNHNLRNLKGSIPNEGKFVVPGMPDQIELRKCQLPGLFNPGENKKLNSFREEVREIEKYSYGIVVNSFEELEEEYVKEYKRVSGYKVWCVGPVSLCNNDKLDKVERGKKIINSNDESENKILNWLDLWPSNSVIYVCLGSLNRATPQQLKEVGLGLEATKRPFIWVLRGAYGKDEMDKWLIEEGFEERVKDRGFLIKGWAPQVLILSHKAIGVFLTHCGWNSTLEGICGGVPLVTFPMFAEQFYNEKVVVQVVKNGVSLGAQSAVHLGEEEKCVVVKKENVRFAIEKVMGEDEENEKIRESARKYGDLAKEALEEGGSSYHNMTQLIEDIMHVQGLC, encoded by the coding sequence ATGAACTCAACACAATGTCACATTAATAATCTTCATTTCATATTCATTCCCTTAATGGCCCCTGGTCATCTTCTTCCAATGGTAGATATGGCAAAGTTACTAGCACGTCGCAAAGTTAAGGTAACAATAATCACCACACCCCTTAATTCCATTCAATTCAAATCAAGCATAGATAGAGAGATTCAATTAGGATCACAAATTCAAATTCTTCACATTAAATTTCCAAATGTAGAGTCAGGAATCCCTGAGGGATGTGAAAGTGTTGACACTTTACCTTCAATGGATTTAATGTCTAATTTTTACATAGCTTTATGTAAACTGAAAAGTCCActagaaaatatttttgaaaatttaagaccggttcctagttgtgtgatttCAGATAAACACATTTCGTGTGTAGCGGAAATTGCAATAAAATTCAAAGTTCCGAGAATTATATTCGACGGGACTAATTGTTTTCATTTATTGTGCAATCATAATTTGCGCAATTTAAAAGGTAGTATTCCTAATGAAGGAAAATTTGTTGTTCCGGGAATGCCAGATCAAATTGAATTGAGAAAATGTCAGCTTCCTGGACTGTTTAATCCTGgggaaaataaaaagttaaatagtTTTCGCGAAGAAGTAAgggaaatagaaaaatattcatATGGTATAGTCGTTAATAGTTTTGAAGAATTGGAAGAAGAATATGTTAAAGAATATAAAAGAGTAAGTGGTTATAAAGTATGGTGTGTTGGTCCTGTTTCATTATGTAACAATGATAAGTTGGATAAAGTTGAAAgaggtaaaaaaataataaactcaaatgatgaaagtgaaaataaaattctcaaTTGGCTTGATTTATGGCCTTCAAATTCAGTTATTTATGTTTGTCTTGGTAGTTTAAACCGTGCAACACCTCAACAATTGAAAGAGGTAGGGTTAGGATTAGAGGCAACAAAAAGGCCATTTATTTGGGTGTTGAGGGGTGCATATGGAAAAGATGAAATGGATAAGTGGTTAATTGAAGAAGGGTTTGAGGAAAGGGTGAAAGATAGAGGGTTTTTGATAAAGGGTTGGGCACCACAAGTGTTGATTTTGTCACACAAAGCAATAGGTGTTTTTTTGACACATTGTGGATGGAATTCAACATTAGAAGGTATTTGTGGTGGGGTGCCTTTAGTAACTTTTCCTATGTTTGCTGAGCAATTTTATAATGAGAAAGTTGTGGTGCAAGTTGTGAAGAATGGTGTGAGTTTGGGAGCACAAAGTGCTGTGCATTTAGGAGAGGAAGAAAAGTGTGTTGTGGTTAAGAAGGAAAATGTTAGATTTGCTATTGAGAAGGTGATGggtgaagatgaagaaaatgaaaagattAGGGAAAGTGCTAGAAAATATGGTGATCTTGCAAAGGAAGCATTAGAAGAAGGTGGCTCTTCTTATCACAACATGACTCAACTAATTGAAGATATAATGCATGTCCAAGGTTTATGTTAA